From Punica granatum isolate Tunisia-2019 chromosome 1, ASM765513v2, whole genome shotgun sequence:
tgcTTTTACCTATTTCCACAGAGGCCGAAAGCGAATGtttcctcttccttttcttatccCTGAGCTCCACCTCGTCCATCTCCTCCCCAGTTATTACCTGTCTTAAACAAGACACAGATTAATAAGCAATTAGAATTACTGTCTAGGTATAATCATCCACAAGGAGCACGCCGCCGCCGACATTTATCAAGCTGAATCTTCAACTATTACTCGTGGAAAATCGGGGCTTGATGCACAAGTATCAGAAATGAAATTCCGGCAACCGACCAGAAGCAGAATCCTCGTACTGCCGTTGTTAATTCATTAGCTCAAGTTCTTACCAAAATCAAGGCAAAGCCAGAGTTGACACCACCGTTCTATTTCAACTGGGGATTAAAACTGACGAGGCATGCAAATCAAGAACAGATGGGAGAAATAGCATGACATACTTTGGCTTCATCCTCACCCCCTTCCCTCTCGGACTTGGAGCCCTCTGGCGTCTCCCCCTTTACGTGGAATTCTTCCCCGTGAGGCTTCACGAGATGGGTCTTCTtggctttcttcttcttcttcttcccagGCTCCTCGTGCTCGGGAGGTGGCATCCTCTTCACTGTGTTcgagacatcgagtcacagGCGCGGTGAGCATTGAGCAACGGGAGACACGGTAGAGCTACTACTACTTTAAATCCATGGGCCAAAGCTTGAGCTCAGCGGGGCTGGCTTGGCAATGGCGATAAATTCGAGAACTGCCCATTGGGCTGGTCCAGTTTGTGTAAAATCAAGCCCGACATTAGCGCAAGACGATTTTGGTCAAATCATATGCCACGAGAAGCCTTATTATGAACCAAAGACCAAAAACGAGGAGCACGAGCATGCAGCTGCACCATGCATGGCTGCCACGTTTCACAATCACAAGGCTTCTCTCCTCCACTGGACAGCAGATGCAATAGGTTCCCTCCCCTTTCTCGGTGGAAAATCGAATTCGATTCCTCCTGCCATATGGTTAGCGCATAAAAATTCGAAACTTTACGACTCTATATAAGATTTCTAAAACACTGTTGGATGCTTCCTTCTATGCTAAGTATTTTTTATAAACAGCGGCAAGACATTCGATCTAAACTTTGATCACATGAAACAGAGTAGTAGATAGGAATCTGTCTAAAGATTATACGAGCAGAAGTTATGTAATGACTATAAAGAGGAGGAGAAATTAAGGTAGAAATACCATTACACTGTGTATGCAATAACTGTAATTTTATTTGTCAGAGCGTATTATATGGGTATCAAATTCAGACAAGTGGGTTGATTCTAGAGGGAAGATAGGTCGGTCTGAAGATAGAATCAGAAACCCCGGCTAAGTGCTTATCGTTCTAATATATAAAGCTACCATTTTCATTGTGCGCCAACATCTGTGAAGGAAACActgcaaagaagaagaagagagaaaggagaaCGTTTGATTAAATGGGTTGGCTGATAAAAGAGAAGAGGGGTCCAGCATGGAAACACGGGTGGACTGAGAACACCCTCACGTCTGTCTCTCCACCTCCTCTGCCTGTCATCACCATCTTCTTCATAGTCGTGCTCTTGCTCTACCTCTCCTTCTCCATCAACTACAACAAGCAGATGCAGAGGACCGTGGTGGGCATGAAGCTGTTCCTCTTCCTGCTCCCCGTGCTACTGATATTCGCGGCCCAGTTTGTCTCCGTCAACGGCGGGGTTTCGATGCCGTACCAGCGTCCAAGGCCGGGGATCGACTCAGTCCAACGAGATGGCAGGTCGTCCTCCTGGGGTGTGGCAATCCTGGTGCTGCTGATGCTCGTTCTGCTGTCTTTCCAGTCGAGTTTTCATTCCAAGTGGTCTCCTTGGGGGTCTTCCTATGCAAGCTAGTGAGTGATGAATAGTGAAAAGAGTTTTCCCTCGGATGTAAGTGTGGAACGCCCTGTACTTATTTTCTGACAAGTTGTGATATTAGATTATTGTAAGTTTGTGTTGAAAGGCAGCTTTCTGTTTTTGGTGACTTTTTGTTGATAATCCAAATGAATATGTGAAACCACCTTTGTGAAGATCAAGAACGGAGCCACCCTTTTGCGCAAAAAAGAATCGATTTTACTTCCTTTCAGATGAACTTGACAGTTACAAGACGTTAACTGGATTGAAAAAATGGCCTACGAGTAGAAGACAATACAAGTTGGGACAGCTACTTGTCCATAACACAGCTCAGCTAATTCACAAGATTCACTAAACTAAGCTAAGAACTCTGAATTCTGGACACTAAGATAATATACAATTAGAAACGAGTTTGGCAATCTGCGTTGGCAAAGGTCAAGGCAGTCATCTCATTTGCTTCACTGGGGTCTTGAGTTTTGGAATTTTGAATGATGATGAGAACAGCTTCGGAGTAACTTGGCTTGAATCGATTTCATCAGCTTTTCTCTTTGAGCCCCGGCCTCCCTGATCACCACGAGTACACAAAAGATTCAGTATTTGGGAAAACATAAGCGACAAGTCACAATAATTGATGCAGCCCGAGAAATAAAAGTACCCTTTCAGAGTTCTTCGTAGAATCTGAACCTTGTGCAGCTGATGGTGGTTTGTTCACAGAAACACGGGTACCTTTCTTGTTCCCCAAGGAGGAGGTTATACTGCCGGATGTAGTGCACCGACTCAACACGGGTGTCTCCGAGGTGCATCTTGCTCTTCTCAGCAGTTCCAATTCATGGGCAAGCCTCACAAGTTCATCACCCCTCTTCCTTGCAAGTGCTTCCTTATCAGCAATTTTACTCTCTAATTTAGCAATAACCTCATCCTTAGCATCATTGGACGATTGGAGCTTCTCCATACTTGCCAGAAGTCCTGATACTTTCTCATTTGCCAGCCGAATCTCGGCCTCCTTGCTCTTTAGCTTATCATTCAGGTTAGTTTCCAATATTTTATACTGATTCCACACAAACTTCTTCTCTGTCAGCAATGCAGATATCTCGGCATTCTTATCCAAAACCAGCACATCGTATTCTTGCTTTAGCCTTTTAATTTCATCTTCCAGTAAATGATCCCGCACATCTAATTCTTTGGCAGATCTCCCACTGCTTTTCTGGCTTGACCCTTTACTTCTTGAGGTCTCGGGAGTGTGTCGTTCAGAGTCATCCTGCAAGAGAAAAATGTTGAAGTTCACAGGGTGAACATGTTTAAGGATTGGAGTATAAAACCGTGAAAGATGTCATAGAAAGAGAACGAACCCGAGGGTTAGCAGAAGGGCAAAGGACGTTGAGACACTCTTTAAAATCGGCCAACTCAAGTTCTGCTTCATCTGCACCCAACAGAGACAGGCTATCAACCAAAATGAGATATTACCATGGCCAATCTTCAAATCGAAAAGAGGGATAACTAAAGTCATACTAATTTCCACAGTGGAATATCAAAGCTTCCATTGATTTTATGGTAAAGAGTTCTAATGCACCAGATTTGACTGACAATCTCGGACTAGGTTACAGAAGCATGCGATCAAGAGCCGACAGAGTTTCACATGTTCGATTAATCTTATGTAGGTCACACCCTGCACTTCATTCTCCTATAAATCCATGCAGAAGTCGATATCGAAAATTCAAAGAAGATAAAAGAGGAGGAACTAACCCAGCTTCATTTTGCGCAAAAGGGCCTCCCTTTGCTTCAATCCCACGGCCAATTCCAACTTCATCGCATCAAGTGACCGCATCATGTCTTGCACGGCCATAGCCCTCTTCATCTGAACAAGAATCCTCAACAATTTCCCCCAAATTAATTCAGACCGAAAAGCCTCAATTCATAAAACCCTAATTTCAACCACGACAAGTCATCAACGGTACCTGCGAAATCCGCTCCCTGAGGAAAGCCACATCGGAGTCGTAACGCTTCTGCTGGGTCCTGATACGATCTTCGAGCAGACTCCTCTCCCTGACGAGAGTATGCAGCTGAGACTGCTGCTTGGTTATCATCCCGACCAGCGGGTCGAACACTTTCTGCCACTTCTGGCGGTCCGAGGAGACCGGAGAAGCGTCCTGCCTGCGCTTCTTCATCGCGAATGAGACGATAAGATTACCGAAGCTTCGATCTTTGAGGTTGAGCAAGCAAAAAGAATCAAGAAAGAAGACAGCAAACGGGCAGTGGCAGGCAGCGGGGCGCCTAGTGCGATTTCAAAAAACAATTCCAACGGTCAATTTGGCTGCGTGCTTCTCTGGTCGTATAAAGACAATGCGCTGGTTGAAGTAAGTAAAGCGAAGGCTGGGCTTCAGCCGACCCAGACAGAATAAGGCCCATTCACCGCCGGACAAGGCCCATTGTGCTTTTCCTCTTTgcgttcttcttttcttttctttctctttttcttcatattttcTTGTAAGTTTTCCATTCTTACTTTGCTGCATTTTGTTAAATATGCCGCGGAATTGTTGTCCTGCTAATTTGAACTAGCAAGTTGACAAAATAAGGCCAAAGCTATATTACGacaaattatatgaatttgaATTAGTAGATTGGTTTGTGATATTAAATTACTAAATTAACGGTATAAAATGTGAATCGATCgaaaatttgattaaattttgACCGATGCATCATTTACATTGGTCAAAGTTTGCAGTTCTATttcaatggaaaaaaaatacaagggTATAACTTACTTTTAGTAGTTACCATAAGTCACATATCATTTATTGATGGAGTATTTatctttatataaaaaatgaaagaaaatcaGCGGTTAAAACTGATTATAATTAGTAGTATCGACAAAGAAGGACTGAATACGTTGATAACTGGGATCTGTTGGTATCCAATTTGCCCGCTCATAAAGGCGCAAATTCACCTAATGAGTCAACCTTTGCTAGTTCttgttataagaaaaaaaggagtttGTTggatttttctctctctcgatgGACGTGCAaaacatcattttttttttttttggttttgttAGATGAAAGGATTCTTATATCTAATAGCCTTATTACCAATGGCAACATTGTATAGCTACTGGccttcttttttctaattttttttttcctttttgaaattatattttatgccAAAGTCACTGTAGTTAGTGGTTGTTGACCAAAACCCAACATTAAGCTCCAACTTCCAACTCCACCTCCTCATCCAATTCATGTCCCCTCCACCAAAACTAATATAGCATATCCTTTATTCGAGTTCGTGGCAGTTTCATCCCGATACGCAcctatatttctatttttaattacatAAACTACTTAGTTACATGATTTAAGCACCAAATGCTTCATCAAAATCTTCATTGGtgtatgttaatttttttttttatcttaggTGCATCCCTTTCGTGTAAGCAATAAGATAGAGCATCTCATTGTATGTTTGTCCTATTAGTTACTTAACTCGACTATGAGCTAATTCTATGCATGTACATGGCCATATAATGTGAGTTTCtttatcaatatataaaatatggaAACTTATATGATTTGAATTACTTTAGAGAAGTGAGGCCGTAACCTAACATTCCTATTATATTTActaataaagagaaaaaaaattgggaattataactttattagattattcaaatatattttcttgcCCAAAATTATCGAAGAATTTGATTTCTTGACCAAGACGAGAAGCTTATCAACCTTAACCATCCGAAAGACGAAagcgaaaaaagaaaaaacaaaggCCCAAAAGCTTATTTTCCATGGTGGGCCTTCCCGTAGCCGATCAAAACCCCGGAGACAACCCAACCCGCACCGAGCTCGAAACATGAACTGATGATCCAAGCCGAGCGACACAAGGAAAGACAATCTCaaaggtctctctctctctctcgctctgcCTGCACTGCTCCGTTCTCTTGGACTGCTCCGATCTCTTGGACGCGGCGATCAATCGGACAATCAGTGATGAAGGCGTCGAAGCGGCCGATCCAGGTGGTGGCGACATGGGTGCGGCGGCAGCCGCCGAAGGTGAAGGCCTTCCTGGCCGTCATCTCCGGCATGACCGCCCTGGTGTTCCTCCGGATGGTGGTCCACGACCACGACAACCTCTTCGTCGCCGCCGAGGCTGTCCACGCCATCGGAATCTCCGTCCTCATCTACAAGCTCATGAAGGAGAAGACTTGTGCCGGTAATCTCATTATTAGGCCGTTCCTTGATTCGTGAATTTCCTCGAGCTTCATGTCCCTTGCAGTTCCGTTACAATACAATACTCGGCTTTCTTGGTTGGTTTGTTTTTTGGTACGGTcgaattttgcattttttggTTAAATTACTAATTTTCCTCATTCTACCCATGGAATGAGTGTGAGCAGTCAGAAGACGAGTACTCAGCATGAGttaaatttttgtgattttggaGTTTAGTGTCGTAATGGTTGTGCACTTTAGAGATATTCACTGCATCAAATTAATGTTGATTTCTATAATTGGATGGGAATTGATTGTACTGCTTTGCTGATGAATGGACCCATGGAAACCTAAACTAACTattgaaaattgcaaaattgGAATTACTCATTAAGGGAAAATTTGAATCTCCGGCCTGATACAAATTGACAAAAGAGGGTCGATGTATCAATTTCATCTACAAACGATTATGTTATTAGCGCCCAACTTTTAGTTCTGAAACTTTCTCACTCTGTGGCAGCAATTTTCACTTGATAGAGTGTGGAAAGTTCATGGCAAGAAAACATGTGTTAGCCGTATGTTCTTGGGTTATGCAGTCCACGCGCTTGTTTTCTCTGCAAACATGAACTACTTGTTCACTCGTCACTGTTGAGAGATTTGGTTAGGATTTAACGTCACACTGCAACTCTTTTCCGACTAGTTTAAGTTTGTCTTAATGGAACTTCTTTAGCATTGCATGAGAGGATGGTAAAATTCTGTACGTCCCTTTGCCTATTTGACGACCTGCTCATCTATATGATTTGAGTTAGAACATCCGCATTGTGTTCTTGATGATGCCTATCTGGGATCTAAAGTTTGTCCGGAAGCAGCAGTGGAGTTCAATCCCAGAAGTTTACTCATTCTTAGTAAAATGTAACGATTTTAGCAAATTTACATCACGTTTATGTTGAGTCTCAGCCTGATTTCTTGTATCTTCGATATGGTTGGTCTTTGCAGGGCTTTCACTCAAATCTCAGGAACTAACCGCTCTCTTCTTAGCGGTCAGACTCTACTGTAGCTTCGTCATGGAGTATGATATCCACACGCTTCTTGATTCTGCTACACTGGTAACAACTCTCTGGGTCATCTACATGATCCGTTTCAAACTGAGATCCAGTTACATGGAGGACAAAGACAACTTTGCAATCTACTATGTGGTaagtcctttttttctttttccctttgtaAATGAATAAGAAGTCTTTCACGATTCGTGCTTTAGggatttaattgatttttcttgaTTATCTATCTGATGATTTTGGGTCTCGATGCAGGTGATACCTTGCGCAGTTCTATCTCTACTTATTCACCCCTCAACGCATCACCATATCTTCAACAGGATTTTCTGGGCATTTTGTGTGTATCTTGAGGCTGTTTCAGTGCTACCTCAGCTGAGAGTCATGCAGAACACTAAGGTATTCCtagaaagggggaaaaaaaaataataataaaggagGAAGTAACTCCTCTTATAATAATGTCTTGCCAATCGGTATAGAACTAACAGCTTCTACTTGTGAATTACTTGTCCAGATTGTGGAGCCTTTCACAGCTCATTACGTGTTTGCCTTGGGAATTGCAAGGTTCTTGAGCTGTGCACATTGGGTTCTCCAGGTCTGATGCAATTTCTGATACCTACTTCTAGGTTTACTTAGAATTGACCCTCTTGATATTTTCCGAGAgtttcttccttcttgatgAAATCTCATCTTGCTTTTCGATATCTGTGGGCTAATTGATGATGTTAATATATCTTAAGGCTGcattaatatttttacataCTGACTTTTATATTGAGGaactatgtatatatgcatagaCTGCCATAGGCAGAAAAGAAAGGTTGATAATATAACTTAATGTTGCATGAGAAATTGTTTGTGTAAGCACAGTTATAGCATGCCTGATAAAAATATTCCAGATATCAAGAAAAGATTCATGGCTGGTCGTCTGAAACTATAGATGCAAGATATGTGCCCCAATATGTTTCTTACATCATAAAACATTGCTGTATGCAGGTACTGGACACGAGAGGGCGCTTGCTGACAGCATTAGGTTATGGGCTGTGGCCTTCCATGGTCCTGCTCTCTGAGATCGTCCAAACTTTCATTCTTGCAGATTTTTGCTACTACTACGTGAAGAGGTACAAGTGTTGTTATATTGATTTCGCAAATGATCTGTATTCTTATGGCTTTGCATTGACAATTGACACCAAAACGTCTCTCTTGCAGTGTTGTCGGTGGGCAACTTGTTCTACGCCTTCCTTCAGGGGTTGTGTGATGCGGTATGGTATG
This genomic window contains:
- the LOC116202554 gene encoding uncharacterized protein LOC116202554, which gives rise to MGWLIKEKRGPAWKHGWTENTLTSVSPPPLPVITIFFIVVLLLYLSFSINYNKQMQRTVVGMKLFLFLLPVLLIFAAQFVSVNGGVSMPYQRPRPGIDSVQRDGRSSSWGVAILVLLMLVLLSFQSSFHSKWSPWGSSYAS
- the LOC116189370 gene encoding uncharacterized protein LOC116189370, which translates into the protein MKKRRQDASPVSSDRQKWQKVFDPLVGMITKQQSQLHTLVRERSLLEDRIRTQQKRYDSDVAFLRERISQMKRAMAVQDMMRSLDAMKLELAVGLKQREALLRKMKLDEAELELADFKECLNVLCPSANPRDDSERHTPETSRSKGSSQKSSGRSAKELDVRDHLLEDEIKRLKQEYDVLVLDKNAEISALLTEKKFVWNQYKILETNLNDKLKSKEAEIRLANEKVSGLLASMEKLQSSNDAKDEVIAKLESKIADKEALARKRGDELVRLAHELELLRRARCTSETPVLSRCTTSGSITSSLGNKKGTRVSVNKPPSAAQGSDSTKNSERGGRGSKRKADEIDSSQVTPKLFSSSFKIPKLKTPVKQMR
- the LOC116192951 gene encoding ER lumen protein-retaining receptor erd-2.2-like, translated to MIQAERHKERQSQRSLSLSRSACTAPFSWTAPISWTRRSIGQSVMKASKRPIQVVATWVRRQPPKVKAFLAVISGMTALVFLRMVVHDHDNLFVAAEAVHAIGISVLIYKLMKEKTCAGLSLKSQELTALFLAVRLYCSFVMEYDIHTLLDSATLVTTLWVIYMIRFKLRSSYMEDKDNFAIYYVVIPCAVLSLLIHPSTHHHIFNRIFWAFCVYLEAVSVLPQLRVMQNTKIVEPFTAHYVFALGIARFLSCAHWVLQVLDTRGRLLTALGYGLWPSMVLLSEIVQTFILADFCYYYVKSVVGGQLVLRLPSGVV